The Amycolatopsis methanolica 239 nucleotide sequence AGGTCCGGACGGTGGCCTCGACCCGGGCGGTCTCCGGGATGATGTTGCTGCGCGATCCCGCCCGCACCACCCCGACGGTGAGCACCACGGGGTCGACGACGTCGAAGCGGCGGGTGACCATCGTCTGCAGCGCGGTGATCATCTCGGCGGCGACCGGCACCGGGTCGCGCGCCAGGTGCGCGGCGGAGCCGTGCCCGCCGCGGTCGTGCACGGTGACCGCGAACGACGCGGAGGCGGCCATCATCGGCCCTGGCCTGCTGGTGAAACCGGGCTCGAACGTGGAGAACACGTGCAGCCCGTAGGCGGCCTCGACACGCGGGCCTGCGGCGTCGAGCACGCCTTCGTCGATCATGGCCCGCGCGCCCTCCCAGCCCTCCTCCCCCGGCTGGAACATGAACACCACGTCCCCGCCCAGCCGGTCGCGGCGGTCGGACAGCAGCCGGGCCGCGCCGGCGAGCATCGCGGTGTGCAGGTCGTGCCCGCAGGCGCGCATGGTCCCCTCGGTGCGCGAGGCGTAGTCCAGCCCGGTCGCCTCCTGCACGGGCAGCCCGTCCATGTCGGCGCGCAGCAGCACCGCCCAGCCGGAGCCGGTGCCCCGGAGCACGGCGGTCACCGCGGTGGAGCTGCGGCCGGTGGTGATCTCCAGCGGCAGGCCGTCCAGCGCCGCGAGCACCGCGCTCCTGCGTGCGGGGCAGGTGCAGACCGACCTCCGGCTCGCGGTGCAGGTCCCGCCGCAGCCGGATGAGGTCCTCCGCCATCGCCCTGGCGTCCGCCACGACCGACATCCGTTCTCGCCCTCCTCGTCGTCACGTTGTGCCCAGGAGTTTGCGCAGCGGCTACCCTTTGGCCGCCGAAATCGAACGATTCGCGCACCGTTTCCGGGATCAGGGAGGTTTTCGTGCATCCGGATCTGGACGAACGGGACCTCGAGCTGCTCCACGGGCTGCAGATCGCCCCGCGGGTGACCTGGGCGGACGCGGCCAGGATCCTGGGCACGACCCCGGCGACGGTGGCGGCGCACTGGGCCCGCCTGCGGGAGGCGGGGGTGGCGTGGGTGACGGCCCACCCCGGCGGCGACTACCGGCGGGTCGTCCTGGCGCTGGTCGAGGTCGACTGCCTGCCCGGCGCGCGGGACGAGGTGGTGCGGGTGGTGTGCACGGATCCCCGGGCGGTCACCGTCGAGGAGTCGACGCGCGGCCGGGACCTGCTGCTCACCGTGATCACGCCCGATCTGGCCGGGCTCACCACGTTCGTGCTCGACGACCAGCCGCGGATGCCCGGCCTGCAGCGGCAGCGCACACACGTCGTCAGCGCCACCCACCGCGACGGCAGCTCGTGGCTGCTGGGCGCGCTGAACTGGTCGCAGGAGCTGGCGTTCGAGGCCGCCGCCCGGGCGACCCGCCGGCGCCGGGCGTGACCCCGCCGCCGAACGCGGGCCCGTTGATCTCCGCGCTGGCACACGACGGGCGGCGCACGGCCCCCGAGCTGGCTTCGCTGACCGGCCGCAACCCGGCGACCGTGCGGCGGCAGCTGGCCCGGCTGCTCGCCTCGGGGCTGCTGTCGTTCCGTGCGAGGTCGCCCAGTCGGTGTCGCGCTGGCCGATCAGCAGCACCTGGCTGGCCAGCGTCGCCCCGGCCGACCAGCAGCGCACCGTGCGGATGGGCTGGCTGCTCACCCCGGACGGGCGCGCGACCGGCGAGGTCGTGCCGCCGGTGACGTGGTGATCGCTAGCGCGGCAACGGCTGCGCGGCGATCAGCTCCTCCGGCGCGGACAGCCGCCACGCCTCGTAGACCAGTTCGGCCAGCTCGTCGGCGTCGATGCCGGCCAGGTGCACCACCACCCAGCCGAACCCGCCCGCGGTGAACTGCTCCTCGAACACCTCCGGCCGCTCCGCGACCAGCGCCTGCTGCTCGATCAGCGTCTGCTTCAGCCCCACGGTCTCCGTGCGCGGCCAGTAGTAGCCGAACCGCTTGCCGCGCACGCTGAAGGACGTGTACTCGCTGCCCTTGCCGCGCTCGACCTCCGCCAGCGCGTCCACCATGTCGTGGAACTCCGCACTGCGCACGCTCATCGCATACCCCCGTCGTCCGGACACCAGCCTAGACAAACCGGGCAGGGGTCAGGAATCGGTCCAGGGCCGCAGTTTCTCCGGGTTGCGCACCGCCCAGATGCGGCTCACACGGTCGCCGTCGACCTCGAACGCCAGCACCGCCTCGGTGCGGTCGGCGTGCCGGACCACCAGGCCGGGCTGGCCGTTGACCGGGTGTTCCAGCAGGCCGAGGGCGGGGGCCCGCTCGACGAGCGCGGCCAGGTAGCGCGCGATCTCCGCCGCGCCTTCGATCGGGTGCGGCGCGGCGCTGACGAGACCGCCGCCGTCGGCGACCACCGTCGCACCGGGGTCGAGCAGCCCGACCAGGGCCCGGATGTCCCGGTTTTCCCACGCCCGCTTGAAGTTCCGGACGACCTCCGCGCGCTGCTCGGCGGAGGTGGCGGGCACCCGCGCGTCGCGGACGCGGCGCCGCGCCGACGTGGCCGGCTGACGGCACGCCGCGGGTGTGCGGCCGACGATCTCGGCGACCTCGGCGAACGGGTAGCCGAACACGTCGTGCAGCACGAACGCTACCCGCTCGGCCGGGGTCATCGCGTCGAGCACCACGAGGAAGGCCATGCTCACCGATTCGTCGAGCGTGACGCGCTCGGCCGGGTCGGCGGCGGACCCGCGGTCGGGCAGCGGCTCCGGGATCCACTCGCCGACGTACCGCTCGCGGCGGGCGCGGGCCGAGCCGAGCAGGTCGAGGCAGATCCGGCTGGCCACCGTCGTCAGCCACGCGCCCGGGGAGGCGATCGCCTCCTGCTGTGCGCGGGACAGCGAGTACCACCGGGCGTAGGTCTCCTGCACGACGTCCTCGGCGTCGGCCAGGGTGCCGAGCAGCCGGTAGGCGAGGTTGATCAGCTGGCGCCGCTCGCTGAAGACGGCGCTCAGGCCCGGATCGGTGGTCATGGCGGCTCCCTCGGTGATGTGCCCCCTGTTCGACGAGACAGCGCCCTCGATTGTGAGGCGTGTCCGGATGTGACAGAACACCGTCATTGCCGCCATGGCCGGCCGCCGGTCACGACCTCCTCGACGTCACCGGCCGGACGGCGGCGTCGTGGCCACGTCGGCGGGGGTGCGGCTGGTGACGGATCTGGCGTTCGCCGACGTGGACGGCTCGCTGGACATGCTCCTGGTGCCCGGCGCGGTCGACCTGCACCCGGGCGGGCCGGTCGCGCGGATCGACCAGGAGGTGGTGGCCTGGGTGAAGGCGACCGCGCCGCAGGCCCGCCGGGTCGCCTCGGTGTGTGTGGGAGCGCACGTGGTGGCCGCGGCCGGGCTGCTGGACGGCAAGACCGCCACCACCCACTGGTCGACCGCCGCGCAGCTGGCCGCCGATCACCCGGCGGTGCGGGTGGACCCCGACCCGATCTTCGTGCGCAGCGGGAACGTGTGGACCGGCGCCGGGATCAGCGCCTGCATGGACCTCGCGCTGGCGCTGGTGGCCGAGGACCTGGGCGAGGAGGTCGCCCTGGACGTGGCGCGCCAGCTGGTCATGTACCTCAAGCGCCAGGGCGGGCAGAGCCAGTTCTCGGTCCCGCTGAGCTCGCCACCGGCCACCCGCCGCGACATCGACGAGCTGCGGATGTTCATCGCCGACCACCTCGACGGCGACCTGTCCACAGCGGCGCTCGCCGCCCGGATGTGCCTGAGCGAGCGGCACTTCGCCCGGGTCTTCCAGCAGGAGACCGGCCATCCGCCTGCCGCCTACGTCGAGGCCGCGCGGGTGGAGGCCGCGCGCCGTCTGCTGGAGGGCACCGACGAGCCGCTGGACCGGATCGCCGGCGTGCGGGCTCGGCTCCGCGGAGACCCTGCACCGGGCGATGCGCAAGCAGGTCGGCACCACGCCCGCGGCCTACCGCCGCCGGTTCCGCACCACTGTCTGACCCTTTCGTTCCGGGCGTGGCAATCCCGCCGCGCCTGCCGTTCCCCTGCCCAGAAGGAGTTCCGTCATGCCCGTTTCCCCGACCCTGCGGGAGGTTTCGGCCTCGGCGCCGAGCTGCCCCGGCTCGCCGACGCCACCATCGTGCTGATCGACTTCCAGAACACCTACCGCAGCGGGGTGCTGGCCCTCGAGGGCGCCGAGCCCGCCCTCTCCGCGGGAGCCCGCCTGCTCGCCGCGGCTCGCGCGGCCGGCGCACCGGTGGTGCACGTGGTCAACGACGGCGGGCCGGGCAGCCCGTACGACATCCGGGCCGACATCGGCGCGATCAGCCCCGAGGTGTCCCCGGCCGAGGGTGAGCCCGTGGTGGTCAAGCGGTTCCCGGACGCCTTCCACGAGACCGGGCTGGAGAAGGTGCTGCGCGAGCTGGGTTCCGGCACGGACCTGGTGCTGGCCGGTTTCATGACCCACATGTGCGTCACGTCCACCGCCCGGGGCGTGTTCAACCGCGGCTACCGCCCGACGGTCGTCGCCGAGCCCACCGCCACGCGGAACCTGCCCGCCCCGGACGGCACTGCGGTGGCGGCGGCCACGCTGCGGACCGCGGCCCTGACCACAATCGGCGACCTGTTCGGCACGATCGCCCCTACGGTGGAGGACCTGATCAGCTGAACACTCCGGCGAGGGCTGCGCTTCACAACCGCAGCCCGCGCCGCGGGTCCGGTGTGGCGTCCAGCCGGCGCGCGCGTTCCGCCGCGAATGCCCGCCCCAGGCTCAGCCGCTCCGCGGGCGACACCGTGCGGCGCAGCTCGTTCAGCAGACCGCGCTCCTCCGCGCGGATGTGGTCCTCCACCACGGTTTCCAGGCGCAGCAACGCCTTCTCCGAAGCGCACTCCGCCAGCGCGAGCACGTCGGCGGCGATGTCCGTCCCGGGCGCGGCCGGGCGCAGGACCCGCGAAGTCGCCGTGGCGTGGGCAGTCAGCAGCGACACCAGCTCACCCGCCAGCGCGGCCCGGTCGGCCTCGTCGTTGCGCAGCTCGCGGAACAGCTCCTCCATCCGCCGGTGGTCGGCCTGCACCAGCTCGGTCACGTCGGTGCCCGCGGTCGCCGCCGGGGACGGGCGGGTCCATCCGAACGTCAGCTCCACCGCCTGGCGCCAGTGCGCGTACTCCCGCTCGCGGCGGGCCGGGTCCATCTCCGGCAGCCACTGGCCGGCGCGGTGCCAGTTGCGCCGCAGCCCCTCCAGGTCCGGCCAATACCCGACCGACAGCCCCGCCGCGTAGGCCGCGCCCAGCGACACCGTCTCGGCCACCATCGGACGCACCACCGGCACGTCCAGGACGTCCGCGACGAACTGCATCAGCAGGTTGTCCGCGGTCATCCCGCCGTCGACACGCAGCGTGGACAACGCGATCCCGGAGTCGGCGTTCATCGCCTCGACCACCTCGCGCGTCTGCCAGCCGGTAGCCTCCAGCACCGCCCGCGCCAGGTGCCCCTTGGTGATGTAGGAGGTGAGCCCGGCGATCACGCCACGCGCCTCGCTGTGCCAGTGCGGCGCGAACAACCCGGAGAACGCCGGCACGATGTAGCAGCCGCCGTTGTCCTCGACCGTGCGGGCCAGCGTCTCGATCTCCGGCGCGCTGCCGATCAGGCCGAGCCCGTCGCGGAACCACTGGACCAGCGACCCGGTGACGGCGATCGAGCCTTCCAGCGCGTACACCGCGGGCTCCTCGCCGATGCGGAACCCGACCGTGGTGAGCATGCCGTGCGTGGACAGCACCGGTGTCGTCCCGGTGTTGAGGAGGAGGAAACTGCCGGTGCCGTAGGTGCACTTCGCCTCGCCCGGCGCGAAGCAGGTCTGCCCGAACAACGCGGCCTGCTGGTCGCCGAGCGCCGCGGCGATCCGGATCCCCGGCACCACCCGCGACGTCGTGCCGTACACCTCGGTGGACGAGCGGATCTCCGGCAGCATCGCGCGCGGCACGTCGAAGAACTCCAGCAGCTCGTCGTCCCAGGACAGCGTGCGCAGGTTCATCAGCATCGTGCGCGAGGCGTTGGTGACGTCGGTGACGTGCACCCCGCCGTCCGGGCCGCCGGTGAGGTTCCAGATCAGCCAGCTCTCGATCGTGCCGAACAGCACGTCGCCGCGCTCGGCCCGCTCACGCAGCCCCGGCATGTGCTCCAGCTGCCAGCGGATGCGCGGCGCCGAGAAGTACGTCGCCAGCGGCAGCCCGCACAGCCGCCGGACGCGGTCCGCGCCCGGCTCGCGCGCCAGCGCCTCGACCATGGCGTCGGTGCGGGTGTCCTGCCACACGATCGCCCGCCCGACGGGCACGCCGGTGTGCCGGTCCCACAGCACGGTCGTCTCGCGCTGGTTGGCGATGCCGAGCGCGGCGACCTGCTCCGCGCCGATGCCCGCGTCGGCCAGCGCCTGCGGCACGATCCGGCCGAGGTTGCG carries:
- a CDS encoding Lrp/AsnC family transcriptional regulator, yielding MHPDLDERDLELLHGLQIAPRVTWADAARILGTTPATVAAHWARLREAGVAWVTAHPGGDYRRVVLALVEVDCLPGARDEVVRVVCTDPRAVTVEESTRGRDLLLTVITPDLAGLTTFVLDDQPRMPGLQRQRTHVVSATHRDGSSWLLGALNWSQELAFEAAARATRRRRA
- a CDS encoding MmcQ/YjbR family DNA-binding protein, with protein sequence MSVRSAEFHDMVDALAEVERGKGSEYTSFSVRGKRFGYYWPRTETVGLKQTLIEQQALVAERPEVFEEQFTAGGFGWVVVHLAGIDADELAELVYEAWRLSAPEELIAAQPLPR
- the sigJ gene encoding RNA polymerase sigma factor SigJ, coding for MTTDPGLSAVFSERRQLINLAYRLLGTLADAEDVVQETYARWYSLSRAQQEAIASPGAWLTTVASRICLDLLGSARARRERYVGEWIPEPLPDRGSAADPAERVTLDESVSMAFLVVLDAMTPAERVAFVLHDVFGYPFAEVAEIVGRTPAACRQPATSARRRVRDARVPATSAEQRAEVVRNFKRAWENRDIRALVGLLDPGATVVADGGGLVSAAPHPIEGAAEIARYLAALVERAPALGLLEHPVNGQPGLVVRHADRTEAVLAFEVDGDRVSRIWAVRNPEKLRPWTDS
- a CDS encoding isochorismatase family protein; protein product: MTDLAFADVDGSLDMLLVPGAVDLHPGGPVARIDQEVVAWVKATAPQARRVASVCVGAHVVAAAGLLDGKTATTHWSTAAQLAADHPAVRVDPDPIFVRSGNVWTGAGISACMDLALALVAEDLGEEVALDVARQLVMYLKRQGGQSQFSVPLSSPPATRRDIDELRMFIADHLDGDLSTAALAARMCLSERHFARVFQQETGHPPAAYVEAARVEAARRLLEGTDEPLDRIAGVRARLRGDPAPGDAQAGRHHARGLPPPVPHHCLTLSFRAWQSRRACRSPAQKEFRHARFPDPAGGFGLGAELPRLADATIVLIDFQNTYRSGVLALEGAEPALSAGARLLAAARAAGAPVVHVVNDGGPGSPYDIRADIGAISPEVSPAEGEPVVVKRFPDAFHETGLEKVLRELGSGTDLVLAGFMTHMCVTSTARGVFNRGYRPTVVAEPTATRNLPAPDGTAVAAATLRTAALTTIGDLFGTIAPTVEDLIS
- the glpK gene encoding glycerol kinase GlpK, with amino-acid sequence MAVDQGTTSTRCILFDARGRLVSVAQREHQQHFPRPGWVEHDATEIWRNLGRIVPQALADAGIGAEQVAALGIANQRETTVLWDRHTGVPVGRAIVWQDTRTDAMVEALAREPGADRVRRLCGLPLATYFSAPRIRWQLEHMPGLRERAERGDVLFGTIESWLIWNLTGGPDGGVHVTDVTNASRTMLMNLRTLSWDDELLEFFDVPRAMLPEIRSSTEVYGTTSRVVPGIRIAAALGDQQAALFGQTCFAPGEAKCTYGTGSFLLLNTGTTPVLSTHGMLTTVGFRIGEEPAVYALEGSIAVTGSLVQWFRDGLGLIGSAPEIETLARTVEDNGGCYIVPAFSGLFAPHWHSEARGVIAGLTSYITKGHLARAVLEATGWQTREVVEAMNADSGIALSTLRVDGGMTADNLLMQFVADVLDVPVVRPMVAETVSLGAAYAAGLSVGYWPDLEGLRRNWHRAGQWLPEMDPARREREYAHWRQAVELTFGWTRPSPAATAGTDVTELVQADHRRMEELFRELRNDEADRAALAGELVSLLTAHATATSRVLRPAAPGTDIAADVLALAECASEKALLRLETVVEDHIRAEERGLLNELRRTVSPAERLSLGRAFAAERARRLDATPDPRRGLRL